The sequence below is a genomic window from Gossypium hirsutum isolate 1008001.06 chromosome A11, Gossypium_hirsutum_v2.1, whole genome shotgun sequence.
CCAAGGAGTCTAATATTATTGACAGTAGCCATAATCCtatcagaatattgcttgatagtttctgactccttcatcttcaaattttcaaactccCTTCTAAGATTAATTACTTGTTGCTGCCTTGTCTTGTCTGATCCCATGAACTCCTCTTTCAGCTTGTCCCAAGCTTGTTTGggtgagtcacaggccatgatgcgaGTAAAAATTACATCAGACACTCCATTCTGTAGGCAGGCCATGGCTttatgcttcttggctcgctcctCACCATGTTGCTTGATCTGAGCAATGGTTGGATTTGCTCTCAATGGTAGTGGCTCGACATCATTTTCAACTGCACTCCACAGATCAAGTGCTTGgaggtaagttttcattttaactatccaaatgtgGTAGTTTTCTCCAGCAAAAATTGGTAGTGGAGGAGGTGCAAAGCTCATGTTGCTGAAACTGATTTTGCAGAAGCAAaactgactttgttttgaaaactaaaacaaaacCACAAAGGTCCTCAAAGATAGGATGCTCTGATACCATTTGTTAGATAAAATGGCAGCAACAACCAAACAATGAAACACTAAGAGCATAAGCTCTTCAAACAGCAAGCAGAAAAACACAAAGCATCAAGAGCATAAGCTCTCGGTTgacaagcaaaagaaaaaaaaaatatgtttgattgaaACCGAATGATAataccattttcatttcatttcaaaatatagagttaCAAAAGTGGAATGTTTACctaacaatttccactaaatttggcaacttgccaattaataattaaaaagatgaaagcaTTATAACTATCATTATGAAAGCATATTAGCTATTATTATGAAACCAAGTTGCATATCAACTTGTTTCAATTATAGCTAtcattacaaatattaaaaataaacaaaataaacaaaatgcacCAAGTTGCTCTTTTGTTGCTTTACAGTCCATGTTCAACAaagtttgcttttttttttatgaagAACAGTTTTAACTTTGCATTTTAAGTGAGCTGACAACTACAAGTTGTCTTAATCTGGTTACTATCTAAATGTAGGTTGGAAGAGATCCACGGCCTGTCATGCAGGAAGCTTATAACTTGTTTAAAGATGGAGGTGATCCAGAAAAGGTATTGATTGAATTGAACACCCCTCCCTTGCAGTAATGTCCATGTAAACATGTATCCAAATATGCAGTTTGGTTTTACTTTAATGTTTCTGAATGAATAATTAATTTTGCTGTGTAGCTTGTTGCTGCTTTCACCAATGGACCACAGTACTTCTATGCTTCTTTATATGCAGGACTTTACTATGAATCTCAGGTTTGTTCTGGTCCTTCAGTTGTTACTACATCCATTAGCTTTGTAATGTATGTGTCACACTCGGTCAGGGTGAGCGATGGATGTATTTGATGTTTCTTGAATTGTTGTGTACTGCTTTTCACTTTGCAGAAGAAAGCAGATGCAGCCAAAGTTCATATACTTTCCGCATGCAACTCTCCTTATGGACAAAGGTTTGAACTAAGAATGTATTCACATTTAGGACCACTGCTACTAATAGCAATACAACATCATTACAAATTGCCCCTATTTCTTTTTCAGGTCTGATGACTACATGGCTTCCCTTGCCAAAGTTCACTGTCTTTGTCGAAATTGGACCTCTGAGTGAAGTTCCTCGCTCAAGCTTagtaaaatgaatttaaaagcTGGTTTCAGAGAAAAAAGTTGAATAAATCACCGCAATAACACTCCATATGGTGAGTTGGAGTCTGAGATAACATGTGAATGTTGAATAGCTTATACACTATTATTTTAGACATTCTCAGCATGCAGTGTTCTTGAGTACCAaagaagagaaatctagaaaagAATGTAAACTGATGAACCCTTGTTAAGTTTCTGCAACTTGGTGTTGAATAGCGATTTGTTAAATTCTGACTCGTTAACGATCTGTATATCAATACAAGAAAAACTTGGTTTGTCTATTGCAGCTTCAGTTTTTGGCTCTAGCAACCACGAAAATTGGAAGAACGGATGCAAAGTTCGGGTCTAAACTCCATTATTGCTATACTTCAGGAAACTAATTTGCAGAAGCAAGGATTTGATTAAGCCTTAACCCAAACTTAAGATGCAAAGTTGTGATATTTTGAAGATTCTAAAATGTTTTTAGATTGTTTGTACCTCTAAATAGGCTCCAAGTTAGTGTACAATGGATAGTTGACAAAAGAGCAAGCTTTAACACCTGTTGACAGTGACAAAATAGTTCCTTTTTGAAGTTTCAAGTACAACTCTGGGTGATTTCACCTTTGTTTCTTAATCTAAAAAATACCCACTTGATGAATCCTTTAAAGGTAAttcataaatttggaatttttctATGTTTGAAAGTTTTCATAATGATAATAAGCTCTATAAAGTTGATAGAAATATTCAATGAAACAACCAATTGGTTGAGTATCTTGCAAATCCAGGTGACTTAGCCGTACACGACAAAAATGTAACTATAATTATCaataaattatctcttttttttattaatattttcttgtTGGAATAAAGAATCAACTAAAACAAATTCTTGATAGATACCAATCAATTAATCaacttgttaaaaaaaaaaacactagttTTAAGCATAAAAGGTATCTCAAATCTCAAACATGTGCCCCTTTTTAGCATATTCTTTTATTGGTAGCACATAGAAGAAAGGATATTCTTAAAAGCGATTCTATAACAGCATATGCCGTATTGAATTAGCACTTTATGAAcgtaaaagataaaaatatgtcATGACATCATAATCCATTTCACTAAAATTAGCCCATAATTTAATTTGCTCAGGCTTCTAAGGTTATGTCTGTAAGGAACAAATTTGCTTAGAAGGTAAAATACGTAAAAAAAGGAACAGGCAACTGGATTTAATACATGACACATAGCTACAGAACCTGTTTTGTCACCAATATCAGCAAATAAATTACATGCAATCTCAAATCATTATAGCCCTATTTTCCagtaaatataatctcaaaaagtTTGGTATATTATTAACTGAAGGACACTATATAAATTATTGCTCTTGTTTTTGTTCTGTCTGCAAGTTTTTTCATCTAAAACAAAACACATAGGAAGTATAAGTGGGACATGCCAATTCGAATTGTTGGGATTTTGGCAAGGAGTTTTCAATGTCTTCAGAGAGACTCATTGCAGAAAATGTTATGCGGTCTGATGAACCAAGGTATGGTTCAACAGCGACATTGGCATGGTCTGGTTCCTTCGTACGCTGTGGTGAAAACGATTCCATCTTCGAAGAACTTCCAAAGGCAACCATTGTATCTGTTTCGAGGCCTGATACAGGAGATATGAGTCCCATGCTTCTATCTTACACCATTGAAGTTCAATATAAACAGTTCAAGTGGAGATTATTGAAGAAGGCTTCACAAGTTCTATATCTACACTTTGCGTTGAAGAAGCGTGCGCTTATTGAGGAATTTCACGAAAAACAAGAACAGGTTTTCCCTTTTCCCTTGCACTTTATGCTATTTTCTATGCTTGCAGACTTGGTCATAAATTTTCTTTGAGCTTTTCATTGCATTATTCTTATGGCATAGGTTAAAGAATGGCTTCAAAGCTTAGGGATAGTTGACCAGGTTGCGGTCGTGCAAGATGATGATGAACCTGATGATGGAGCCTTCCCGTTACACAACGAAGGAAGCTCGAGAAATAGGTGAGTGTATACTGTTTTCTATGGATTGTGCTCTGTAGGAGAACCCTCCTCTACCATTGCTTGCTGTTTTTAGTTCTTAATTATTTGATCCTTAATGCAGAAATGTTCCATCTATTGCTGCTTTGCCAATTCTTCGCCCCACATTAGGAAGGCAGCAAACTGTTTGTGACAAAGCCAAAGTGGCAATGCAAGGTTATTTGAATCATTTCCTGGGAAACTTAGACATAGTGAACTCTAGAGAGGTGAGcatataatattttcttttgtgagtcaatatttgattcattttcttATTCAAAGCCTAGCTTGTTGGACTATTCACTTGTATGCCCTGCATCATTGAAACTAGTGGTTCCAAACTTCAGGTATGCAAATTTTTGGAGGTATCTAAGTTTTCGTTTTCACGGGAATACGGCCCAAAGTTAAAAGAAGGATATGTTATGGTGAAGCGTCTATCGAAAGTCACCGGAGATGATGATGTCGGATGCTTTCCATGCCAATGGTTTAGCTGCTGGAGTAACAACTGGAGAAAGGTAGTTGAATTTCCAATCTGCGAATATGCAGAAGAAACATTAAATTTATACCAATGCTCAATAACCATGTACAGTCTGCAGTATTTTCATAACTATTGTTGTTTCTCATTGTTAATGCATGTAGGTATGGGCGGTTATGAAACCGGGATTCTTGGCCTTGTTGGAAGATCCTTTTGACACAAAGCTTTTAGACATTATTGTTTTTGATGTACTACCAACCTCGAATGATGATGTGAAGTCTCAGGTCTATTTAGCAGAACAGATAAAAGAACATAACCCTCTGTACTATGCATTTAGGGTAAGCTATATCGATGCATCTGAAACATAAATGTGTTTTCCAGTTATTTCTACGACTTGTGGATGAAATCAAGTTTCTTTTCTATCAACATTAGCTAAATGAAAGTTCCCTTTACGTTAAAATCTAACAATGGAAATGTGAAAAGGTCTCTTGTGGAAGTTGGAGCATGGACTTGAGAGTCACGAGTAATGGTAAAGCTAAACAATGGGTTGCTGCCATTAATGATGCAGGCGTAGGGGCCCCTGAGGGCTGGTGTTATCCTCACCGTTTCAGTTCCTTTGCTCCTCCAAGAGGTTTGAATGAAGATGGCAGTCAATCTCAATGGTATGTTGATGGTAAAGCTGCATTTGAAGCCATTGCTTCTTCGATAGAGAAGGCAAAATCAGAGGTTCATAGCTTCCTATGCCTATTGTTTGTATATGTCAATCCCCATTTAGTCTTCGAATTCAATGATCTGAATCTTTTTTTATGCAGATATTCATTACTGGCTGGTGGCTCTGCCCAGAGCTATATCTGAGGCGCCCTTTTGAAAGTAATCCTTCTTCTCGGCTCGATGCACTACTAGAATCAAAAGCTAAGCAAGGAGTTCAGGTGCAAACAGTTCGCTCTCTGTTCAATCCATAAATATAATATCACTATCATATTGATTGCTCTTCATTATATGAACTAAAATTAACCATGCAGATTTACGTTCTTCTCTACAAGGAGGTTTCCATTGCTTTGAAAATCAATAGTTTGTATAGCAAGAAACTGCTTCATAACATTCACGAGAACATAAAGGTGCTGCGTTATCCTGACCATTTGTCGACAGGCATATATTTATGGTATGCAGCTTAGAGATGAAAACTCAATCCACATTTCCGATACAAACACCAATCATCTGCATTTTATTGACATCGAATTAAATAGAGAATTACATCTTATGTTATTTGTTTTGTGTTCAATTATTGTTTTGCTATGGTTAAATGCAGGTCCCATCATGAGAAACTTGTTATTATTGATTACCAGATATGCTTTATTGGAGGTTTAGATTTGTGCTTTGGACGGTATGACACGGCTGAACATAGAGTTGGTGATTGCACTCCCGTTACATGGCCCGGGAAGGACTATTATAATCCCAGGTATATTTCTTTTATGGATAGTACTGACACTGATTTAACTAAGCATCTCCAGAGCTGATTAATAATGAGGATTATATGTGCAAACTAGCTTTGCATGCTGATAAACATTTGTATTCAATTATTCCATCAACTTATCAAGTTGAAAGAAATGTTAGGCTACTTCAGAAAGTTTGACATTATTTGTGTATTCTTTGATGGTTCTGTTTAGAGAATCTGAACCTAATTCTTGGGAGGAATCAATGAAAGATGAACTGGATCGAGGAAAATATCCTCGTATGCCATGGCACGATGTCCATTGTGCTCTATGGGGACCACCTTGTCGAGATGTTGCTAGGCACTTTGTTCAACGTTGGAATCATGCCAAGGTTACTCTTTCTTCACTTCGGGCTCTTTGAGCACATGTTTCTTGTCTTGGCCAAAGTTTACGTTTCCGACGCATGTAAGTTGTTTGTTTTCAGAGAAATAAAGCCGTACATGAGCAAAAAATTCCATTACTTATGCCTCAACACCACATGGTCCTCCCTCATTACATGGGAAATAGTGAGATTGACATTGAATGTAAGGGAGATGTCAATCAGAGAGAACTCAGCAGACAAGAATCTTTTTCCTCACCATCGCCCTTCGAAGACATCCCGTTGCTTTTGCCCCAAGAATCCGATGGACTTGCTGTTTCTAATGGAGACCAAAAGTCAAATGGTCTGTGCAGTAGGTTCAATCCTTCGTCTCAGAAACATGGAGATGATGCGAGATCCTCATCTTCTCAAGAGTTTGAAGTTGACTCCTTAGGTTCAGATGCACAAATTACGGGTACCGCAGACGACCATTATTGCATGGATCCTCAAAGGGTCCTGGAAGCGAATGAAATGCCACAATCATATATGGAAATTCCTGATGAATGGTGGGAAACAACTGTTACTGACTATAATGAAGCTTCTATAGGTGAATATGGAGAGATCGGTCCTCGTATACCATGTCATTGTCAGGTTAGCTTTGCTCTTGAAAGCCAATAAAACTTTATTGGGCTGTCGTACGTGAGTCTACACAGCTCTTTTATTCGGATTTTCATCTTTCTTAAAATACACGTGTTTGATATCTTTGTCTACAGGTTATCAGAAGCGTCAGCCAGTGGTCTGCAGGAACGAGTCAAACTGAAGATAGTATTCATAGTGCTTACTGTTCCTTAATTGAGAACGCAGAACATTTTATTTACATTGAGGTAACATAAGTTGCAGTAAATTGAAGTCCATGGTTAACTGAGTTGTCAGTTTTTTATACTAACTATTTTGCTGTTTCTATTGGTTGATTGCTTGtagaatcaattttttatatcaGGTCTTGCTGAAGACGAAATTATACAGAACCGAGTTTCAGAAGCATTGTACAGACGGATTCTGCGAGCgcacaaagaagaaaaatgtttTCGAGTAATTGTAGTTATACCACTCTTACCAGGCTTCCAGGTATGATTCTTTGTATGAGATCCTGATTTCTAGTTTCAAATCTGAGATGCTTAGCCATTTCTTTCTTGGTGATCAACAGGGAGGTCTCGATGACTTTGGTGCTGCAACTGTTAGAGCCTTAGTTGACTGGCAATATCGAACAATTTCGAGAGAGAAAACTTCGATATTGCATCATCTGAAAACAAAACTTGGACCTAAAACATGGGATTACATTTCCTTTTATGGTCTGAGATCATACGGTAGACTTTCTGATAGCTGTCCTATCGCTACAAGTCAGGTATTCTTCTTGTATTACATGTTTTCACCTTTATATGCCTTTTGACATTTGAATTTGTAATGAAAaaagttcaaaatattttattgaacATATTCTCATTTTGATACAGGTTTACGTGCATAGCAAGTTGATGATTATAGATGATCGTCTTGCTGTGATTGGTTCGTCTAATATTAATGACAGGAGTTTGCTTGGATCAAGGGACTCCGAGGTACTTTACGTTTCTCTTTTGATTTTCAAGAGACTCACACCTTGTAACATAAGATGTTCAATATCGGGAAAAGTAGTTTTCCGTAACACATAGGTTGAGGATGACTGTGATAACATCAAAGGCAGAAGTTATATTACCTCATTATAGAATCATCAATCATCACTAGGCTACCAATTCCTTTGAACGGGTTTTGAGGGTTCACTCCAAGCTCATATTTGCTCATTATATTCTTACATTAATGGACAAATTTATATGCAGCTCTAATCTGCTGTTGAGAAAGCTGTCTTGTAATTGACAATTGATTGCCTGTTGTAGATTGGAGTAGTGATTGAAGACAAGGAGTTTCTTGAATCATCTATGAACGGAGAGCCTTGGAAGTCCGGAAAGTTTGCGCATAGCTTGCGGTGCTCGCTGTGGTGTGAGCACCTTGGCCTTCATCCAGGAGAGGTTGGTTCAAAGGATCAATATTAACACTGCCTTATATCAGCATAATTTCTGGTTCATGCATATATCATCATTGATGAACCAGCAAAATTATGGTTCCTATACAATGTAGTTAATCCATTAAAATCTCTTACTTCCTTCAGATCAGTAAGATCAATGATCCTGTGTTGGAACAAACTTACCGAAAACTATGGGTAGCAACCGCAGAGGTAAGATAATAGGTTCCATAGGTACTTCTCCTACTTCATTTGCTGTTGACTAATGTTGCATTAAAATCTGACAGACTAACAGCAAGATTTTCCAAGATGTCTTTGCCTGCATCCCAAATGATCTAATACTCTCGAGGTACATTCTGACAGAGATATCATCTCGTTTTTTGTTCTATAACATTGataaatttctttctcaaatgaTATGTTTCCACTTTAAACACAGAGCTGCTTTAAGACAAGACATGGCCAATTGGAAAGACAAGCTTGGGCACACCACCATTGATTTAGGTGTTGCACCAGAGAGACTAGAAACTGTAGACAATGAAGAAATTAAAACTGAAGATCCTATGGAAAGACTGAAAATGGTTAAGGGACATCTTGTTGTATTTCCTTTGAAGTTCATGTCTCAAGAAGATTTGAGACCTGTATTTAATGAGCGTGAGTTCTATGCTTCTCCTCAAGTGTTTCACTGATTACATATATATGTCTATGTATATAACAATTAGACGGAAAAAAATTGCAATTTTTTTCCTAATCATTCAGCTGATTGATTCtcttcaaattaaataaaatgataaaataagtttAAACTAAACCAAGGGAATCGGTCCTGTATAAAACACATATTTTCGATATGCCTCCCTCAAGTTAGGGGGTGAGTAACAACACTTGCAAAATTTTATAGATCTTTGGTAAGAGAATTAGCAAGTTGATCTACAACAAGAATGTGGACAACTTCAAGATTCCTACGCTTGATGtgagtataaaaaatgaaattcaatttCCAAATGTTTCATCTTGCTGTAGTGAAATATACGTCGGCACCAAAAAGTAGCACCAAGATTGTTTGAGAGGCTAAGCAAGAGGAACTTGCAGGTCTTTCAGGAGATCCATTACCCAAAAAGCCTTATAGCACTAGCAATAGCAAATTATTCTGCGTTAGTTAGTCATTGAGCCATTGTTGATTGTTTCTTAGAAGACCAAAATAAAGCAGATAGCTAATGGTAGATATCCTATCACTATGATCTCCTGTCCAATCCTCATCAGAATAGATAGAGATTGGGATCAAGAAGATGCAAAATATGGGGGGCATGACTAGTAGTGTGTGTTAAGCAATAAAGCACTCATTTCACTGCTTTCCAAAAACAGAGGGACTATGCATAAACTGAGGCAATTTCTTTGTGACCAAAACTTACATCAAGTACTGAAGTTTACCTAACACTCTCCAAAATTCAATAGCATCAACAGGATGACTACCATCATTGAGAACTAGAGAAGCTATCAGCTCCTTTGTTTTCATCCTGGTTTCATGCAGAAGTTCACGAATGTACTTGACCTGAGTGAGAAAAAACCCATTTGTTGTTAGTACTACTTCAATACCCAAAAAAAGAACTTGAGAATACTAAGGTCTTTGAGAGCAAACTTGAGAGAGAGTGTGGTGATTATCTACTTGACAACTACACTTTGATTTCTGGTCAGTATTATATCATTAACATTAATAAGTAGTTAAATTAGAGTACTATATTCACTATAAACAGATAAGGAAACTAATTAATTCCTTGTACCATTGTTGTGGAGCTTGTTTAAGCCCATAAATAATCTTTTTCGATCTGCATGCATtagtagaattcttagaatctTCAAATCTCGATGGTTGTCGCATAAACACATCTTTCTCAAGCTTGCCTTGCATAACAGAATTATCAATATCAATTTGATACAGAGACCAACCATTTGGAACTGCAAAAGATAAAACAAAATGAACAATGCCAAACTTGACAATTAGGCGAAAAGTTAAAGTGGGTAATCAAACCCTCCTTTCTTTGTGCATCCTTTGACTACAAGCCTGGCCTTGTAGCAATCAATGGTTCCGTCTAGTTTAGTCTTCACTTAAAAAATCCATTTACAATCAACAACGTTCAAATACAGATGGTTAAGAATTAGTTGAGGTGGATTCACAAGCACAGGATACAGAGTTATATCTAGAGAAGCTAGTGAATTTGAAGTTAATGCGTAAAAATTCCTTACGTAAGATATCATCTCACGAGGACCATACTGGTTATTAACTACTTAATTTTATCTTATATCAAGAAACTCAATTTTTAGTTACtctttaaattaaactaaaaaaattataaaaattttattaaactaaaatcatgaaaattattACTTTCTCAATCAATTTTTAAGGTCTTGAAACTTTATATTCAcctatttcaattaatcaattatcTTTCGTTTCATTGTTCAATCTATGTAGTTACTAACTTAAAACTCAATAGCATTAACTAGACCATTCCAGTATCTAACTAAGTTAATCCCCCTTGTCTAATAGTTATATTCCTATGCTAGGCAAGTTGAGTAAAGTCACTACGAACAAACCTATTGGGTTGATTGAGGCATAAGatatatttctattttagtcgCAAATTAACTTGTTCGTCGGCACTACTAAAGTTAATCCTAATCCATTCCGTCTAGATTTAAACCTCAATTTTTTCTCTTTCGAGACAAATCAAAGTTATCATATTAATACAACTTGGTGGCCAGACAAACATATTAAATAAGCATGAGGCTGAATAAATAAGTAACAATGATTGAAACAATTGAAAagagaataaattaattaattaaaaataggatTCATCATCATTCCAAGAAAATAGAGTTTAGTTTATGTTGATTTGAGAAAACATCATAATAAGAAAATCAAAACAAACTTGCATCAAGAGAAAGTAAAAAGAAACAAtctagaaagaagaaaaaattatcAAACTAATGTTGAGCGCTCTGAATCTCTTTTTCTTCTCGTCTTTGTAAATTTGAAGTTCCCCTTGACGTGAGAGAATTTTTCTTAGCCTCCAAAttgatttctctctctttttccccTCTTCTTTCCTTAAATCATGTCACCCcttattatttttagggttttaattgcTCTACTCCACTGAGTGCAAAATTGTAATGGAGCAGATTGCTTGTTTGAAAATTCTGAATTAAATATTGTTCAATCAATTATCttgaatattgaatattgaaAATCACTAGTTTCTCAATCAATTTTTGAAGTCTTGGAAATTTATCTTCACCTATTTTAGTTAATCaattgtagtggaacagattgctTGTTTGAAAATTCTGAATTGAATATTGTGCTCCACTGCACTAAAATCCGATAGAGCAAAAGACAtttcttcactcttttttttACTCCATGCTCCAagtcttttattcttcattcgAAACTTACAATGTAGAAgaaaaaatagaaagtaaatcTAAGTTaattctaaaaatgataaaaaccaaataaatcataattaatttgaaaatatatataatgcacTAAAAACTAATCTAAATGTTAAAACTACTTCCTAAAACACTATAATAGTTATACTAAAACAACTCTAAAGATGAGAGTTATAAAAAGTAGAAGGAATAAGGTGAATAGAGTGCCGAAGCTTAGTTTAAATATTggataatatatcaaaaaaatgtattattattattttgatatattaaaaattaaggttATGTCACTTATTTATTGATCAAGAGTTGTTACTATTTATATTGATGAGTTATATTTCTTGTTACTAAAAACTATTAGCTTTACATGTACTtcgattttgtacaattttagacatgaaatttttatttggccaaattctcataaattattaacacaactATTGATAATTTCATGCTCATATATTACATACACATAtgattatatttatccaatataaaaataaattgatatatttatttccttaaatgtgcatgattgaatcaaaattaaagtttcatatagatatttgaaccacaatcaaagtttcatgtatataattgcatcaaattaaagttcatgtattaaattgcacattgaatcaaagttcatgtataattttgggaTTTATCCCTTTTACTTATTATTAACAAAAAGTTATGATTAGTAATATGTAATGAATAATTGTGTTCATTCTTAGTAGATATACCTATTCAAATAGACAACTATTGAATAgttatgtctctatgaagagataaTAGAAATTCTATAAATAGGAGAGGAATTTCAACTACATGATTTACTAAGATATACCAAGAATTCAGAAACAAAAATTTCTATATTCTCCTCCATCTTCTGATATTCAAagattattctataaaaattaattactcTAGGAGTTCTTTATAGAATTTGATACTCTTGTAGATTATTTTCGCTAGTACAAAACATAGATAATGGCTAATCCAAGTCCATTTATATGcgttcatttaaattttttttaaaaatatgttatttttatttaggcCAAATGCTCAAATCGGGATGAAATCTTTCGGGTTGCTCGCATAAGTAAAAAACCCTTCAAAATGATCAAATAAGGGTTAAGTTTTTTTTCAATTAGCTCAAATAAGGGCTTTTAACACTTCACCTAAATTTGTAGTACAAAATTAGGTGATACACACATGACAGTTGAGTCACATATTAGTTAAAAATATACTTTGAAATCTAATAAATGACGTTTGAAAAACTTTTATTTAAGCATTTTAAAAAATGTTGGACCcttattttaccaatttaagaTGTTTGACCCTTACATGAGCTGTTATATTACCATTTTTGAAAGATTTAACTCTTATACGAGTAactcataaaaaaaattggtcttaatttagccatttattttttcatttaatatctagtaattttatacattttttgaacaatttaagttttttttatcattacattatagtattacatatttaattttaatgacataaattgaataaattatcaaacttaaatgaataatatgattattttaacatatatacaatTGACAGcacattattttttttcatttaactgtatataaatatttctttttaataaaatgtCGAAAATTATTTATAGCCTCTACCCAATCCTTAAATAAGCTTGAATTTATGTCCTCTCATATTATCAATAATGTTAATGCTAactgagctaaaactcaatcggcTAATGTATATAAACACTTACATGTGTATGATTGTAGAGTTAAGATTATGGGTTTAAGGTGATGATAGGTGTTTTAACATTGTTAAATCCATAGTGGATCTTGTAATTATGGAATCAACCTTTTTACCTTATCCTATCATATTAGATATTTGCCTTGTTTTTAAAGCAAAATACACTAATCTAAAGTAGATTATATACATACACTAAGTGGCCAtgctaaaaaaaataatatgag
It includes:
- the LOC107887211 gene encoding phospholipase D zeta 2 isoform X2, encoding MSSERLIAENVMRSDEPRYGSTATLAWSGSFVRCGENDSIFEELPKATIVSVSRPDTGDMSPMLLSYTIEVQYKQFKWRLLKKASQVLYLHFALKKRALIEEFHEKQEQVKEWLQSLGIVDQVAVVQDDDEPDDGAFPLHNEGSSRNRNVPSIAALPILRPTLGRQQTVCDKAKVAMQGYLNHFLGNLDIVNSREVCKFLEVSKFSFSREYGPKLKEGYVMVKRLSKVTGDDDVGCFPCQWFSCWSNNWRKVWAVMKPGFLALLEDPFDTKLLDIIVFDVLPTSNDDVKSQVYLAEQIKEHNPLYYAFRVSCGSWSMDLRVTSNGKAKQWVAAINDAGVGAPEGWCYPHRFSSFAPPRGLNEDGSQSQWYVDGKAAFEAIASSIEKAKSEIFITGWWLCPELYLRRPFESNPSSRLDALLESKAKQGVQIYVLLYKEVSIALKINSLYSKKLLHNIHENIKVLRYPDHLSTGIYLWSHHEKLVIIDYQICFIGGLDLCFGRYDTAEHRVGDCTPVTWPGKDYYNPRESEPNSWEESMKDELDRGKYPRMPWHDVHCALWGPPCRDVARHFVQRWNHAKRNKAVHEQKIPLLMPQHHMVLPHYMGNSEIDIECKGDVNQRELSRQESFSSPSPFEDIPLLLPQESDGLAVSNGDQKSNGLCSRFNPSSQKHGDDARSSSSQEFEVDSLGSDAQITGTADDHYCMDPQRVLEANEMPQSYMEIPDEWWETTVTDYNEASIGEYGEIGPRIPCHCQVIRSVSQWSAGTSQTEDSIHSAYCSLIENAEHFIYIENQFFISGLAEDEIIQNRVSEALYRRILRAHKEEKCFRVIVVIPLLPGFQGGLDDFGAATVRALVDWQYRTISREKTSILHHLKTKLGPKTWDYISFYGLRSYGRLSDSCPIATSQVYVHSKLMIIDDRLAVIGSSNINDRSLLGSRDSEIGVVIEDKEFLESSMNGEPWKSGKFAHSLRCSLWCEHLGLHPGEISKINDPVLEQTYRKLWVATAETNSKIFQDVFACIPNDLILSRAALRQDMANWKDKLGHTTIDLGVAPERLETVDNEEIKTEDPMERLKMVKGHLVVFPLKFMSQEDLRPVFNEREFYASPQVFH
- the LOC107887211 gene encoding phospholipase D zeta 2 isoform X1, with the translated sequence MSSERLIAENVMRSDEPRYGSTATLAWSGSFVRCGENDSIFEELPKATIVSVSRPDTGDMSPMLLSYTIEVQYKQFKWRLLKKASQVLYLHFALKKRALIEEFHEKQEQVKEWLQSLGIVDQVAVVQDDDEPDDGAFPLHNEGSSRNRNVPSIAALPILRPTLGRQQTVCDKAKVAMQGYLNHFLGNLDIVNSREVCKFLEVSKFSFSREYGPKLKEGYVMVKRLSKVTGDDDVGCFPCQWFSCWSNNWRKVWAVMKPGFLALLEDPFDTKLLDIIVFDVLPTSNDDVKSQVYLAEQIKEHNPLYYAFRVSCGSWSMDLRVTSNGKAKQWVAAINDAGVGAPEGWCYPHRFSSFAPPRGLNEDGSQSQWYVDGKAAFEAIASSIEKAKSEIFITGWWLCPELYLRRPFESNPSSRLDALLESKAKQGVQIYVLLYKEVSIALKINSLYSKKLLHNIHENIKVLRYPDHLSTGIYLWSHHEKLVIIDYQICFIGGLDLCFGRYDTAEHRVGDCTPVTWPGKDYYNPRESEPNSWEESMKDELDRGKYPRMPWHDVHCALWGPPCRDVARHFVQRWNHAKRNKAVHEQKIPLLMPQHHMVLPHYMGNSEIDIECKGDVNQRELSRQESFSSPSPFEDIPLLLPQESDGLAVSNGDQKSNGLCSRFNPSSQKHGDDARSSSSQEFEVDSLGSDAQITGTADDHYCMDPQRVLEANEMPQSYMEIPDEWWETTVTDYNEASIGEYGEIGPRIPCHCQVIRSVSQWSAGTSQTEDSIHSAYCSLIENAEHFIYIENQFFISGLAEDEIIQNRVSEALYRRILRAHKEEKCFRVIVVIPLLPGFQGGLDDFGAATVRALVDWQYRTISREKTSILHHLKTKLGPKTWDYISFYGLRSYGRLSDSCPIATSQVYVHSKLMIIDDRLAVIGSSNINDRSLLGSRDSEIGVVIEDKEFLESSMNGEPWKSGKFAHSLRCSLWCEHLGLHPGEISKINDPVLEQTYRKLWVATAETNSKIFQDVFACIPNDLILSRYILTEISSRFLFYNIDKFLSQMICFHFKHRAALRQDMANWKDKLGHTTIDLGVAPERLETVDNEEIKTEDPMERLKMVKGHLVVFPLKFMSQEDLRPVFNEREFYASPQVFH